AAGACAAACGGAGCAAAATTAcattctgctttccttttttaaaaaatgactttttaagtTTCTTTTGGACTGATTTGACAgagcaaaatgtttttgttgtagAAATATTTTGATAATCTTTTTGCAGAAAAAATTGCCCTGCAactacttctttattgttttcttttatatttccTTGCTAAGTGTAGTTTAGATTGCACAAGAACAGTTAGTCTCTTTTAACTGTGCCTCTGACTTCAGGAAAGTCTACCTACTAAATTGTAAAAATCAGATCTATTAGAAGCTATATGTTACCTTTTGGTTTATTCTTGTGCTTTGTATTAAAATTGTTGCTGTACTTAgataaaagtttttaaatttaGCAAATGGTAAGCTACAGATAACTCTGAGGAAAATTATGGTTTCATTTGGCTTATATAAAATGTACTAGGTCATTTCATGAAGAAATGATTCTGCAGACAAATGTAAATAAAGCCTGTGAGTCAATTATACAATGAGTGTTTGTTTAGACATGTAGAACAAATCTTTCTATCTGTTGGCTCTCTTTAAACTTTCCGCAACGCTAAGCCTTTTTACTCTGTTTAAAATATCTGTGATGTAAGAAGAACTAGCAACTTAAAAGCAAAAGCAGTTAATCCAATCCCAACATGTCTCATAAAATACAAGCAATATCCAttcttattaaataaaaaaaaaaacctgggcagtagatcagaatcaggcctgcttTGTGTAAAACATAGATTAATCTTAGGGCTTGtttcaggaaaaagaaatcaACTTCCATAGCCTAATGTTATAATTTGACTACAGTAAAATATTGTTCCATGGCCTTCTGCTTGGCCTTGCACACGTCCTAAGTAAAGACCTTTATAATTAGATTATAAATAACAGCTATAGAGTAAATGTTGGAGTTCCTACAGACCTCTTTTAAACCTGGAAAACTTAGGgcgtggctacacttgcagatgtagagcgctgggagttaaaccagcctttggagactgcagcagggaaaatgctgccatgtgtttacactgtcagctgcaaacGCACTgacgtggccacattagcagctcttgcaacgccacagagagcagtgcattgtggtagctatcccaacGTGCAAGTGGTTGCAACGTGCATTTCAaatggggggttgggggtggagtgtgacagggagtgtgttgtgtgtatgtggggagaaAGAGAGTGGGGTTTTGGGGAACTGAGAGCGTGTCACcttgctgtcttgtaagttcagacagaccctgctccccctcccatctgtctcacacactcacagcaagcatcattccacactaatggttgctttgtcctggagcagataagcatgctggctgtcaaaaacggagctttgaaaggacATAGCCGCATTCTACAgccgattccaaaacaatgacaagagtggccacttgacttaaggggattatggatGTTTCCGGGGGCCGATAAttgcgcagtaatgcaacacctggTTCACAGTGACGCTGgggcgtttcagccaaggcgcagcgtggaggtggattaccagaagcgctcctgctgcagagtccaggtgctttaagtgccttgccagtgtggacgggttgTGAGTTAGGGCTCCTGGGGcggctttaatgcgctctaacttgcaagtgtagccaagcccttataTTAGCCCAGATGAAGGGAAATCGGTCTGGTTTGGAATAAAAGAAACGTCTTCATGGAAGTACATTAAGCAGTCTTTCAAAACCATAAAGTAAAACTGAATAAAAACAGACCAGTCAAGTTTCATTATCCAAACTGAGTGAAAATGGAAAATGCAAACCATGAATGTAAAAGATgaagaataactgatttttttttttaagatcagctGAATtgccttttaaataaatagttgGGAGAGAGGAGAATGGGTTGAAATCCTAAATCATTAACAGAATACATATGTAGCCTTCAAATTGCAAAGtagtacattttaaaagtaaatagatTTACTTGCCCCAGACCTAAATTCAGTGATTTGTTTCTTCTGCAAGAGGTGAGGGTGACAAAGGATCAACGAATTGCTTATGTTAGGTATGTGTCTTTATCTTTCAGGAAAAACATAATAACTTAAGTCCGTTCAACTTAAATAATTAGCATTGTACTAACTTGGAGCAGGCAGGATTAGCATTAGTGTGTCTAATAATTTGGGATACGTTTCCATCCCTGCACTGTGTGTGAAACTTACACCACATAAACATGATTTTTTACATTTTGAGGTAAATAGCCAGGCTATTACAGACatgtcctctgtggatcaggcataGAGGATGCCATGTAATATGCACTGACCACGGGGTTATACTTATGCATGTTTATGTCATGGCAGGAATTTGCGAAATGTGTAATCCCAACATATGCAAAACTACTGAAaaggttttttatttaatttttaaacccATATTGCACCTATTGCTGTAGGGAAATTTTACCATGTGAAGGGAAAGCTCTGAATGGAAACTTATGAAATGGTACATGTTACATTTTGTAAAACACTTCAGTTTCCTGTTGATCTAGGAAGTGGTGTGTCTTCTCATAGTCCTACTATCATTCCTCTCCCCTTTTCTACAGAATGAATAGACCTATATCCTGCCACACAATATGATTGATTGAGGAGCTCAGTTGCCATCCCCACAGCAAAAGTTCAGTCTGTGCCTCATCAGCAGTTACAGACTAGTCCATCTGTTTGGTATGTTGCTCCGTTAGCCCTCTTGGGCCTGCCTATCATACACTTCAGTGTCAACAGTGGATAATACGATACATCAGCGTCTCTGCCATTTGTCACAGTCTTGATCCCCTGCTTCTCTCctagagattttaaaatatcaatctGTCCGAAATCTGAGTTTCTGGTTTTAAAAgaaagcaacagagggagggaggtTGAGAGCAGGACACTTTTTTAATGatctaaaacttaaaaaaaaacctgttttcatAAAATTGGTCTACAGTGCTCTGTCACTTAAGAGCTTTGGAATTCCTGAAATGAATTGTTTGTATCTATTATCTTTTTACTGTCGGTGATAGCATTGTAAAAGAAGAGAACTTTAATGTCTTTGGTACACTTTTTGAACTATTTTGGAGAACTTGTGATATCGCCGAGGCCGACTGAGGAAAGAAGTGGCTTTTATCTGGAGTATTTTCAGCTATTGGGTATTAAAAACCATTTAATTCAAATGCCTTCTAAACAGTGAGAATACCAGCTGTAAAGATTGAACACCTCTGCCCCTTCTTTTAAGAGACAAGGGAGCTTCAAATCTTCATCTCTAGTTCCTCCACCAGAAACCTccagcaaaataagaaaaaaaaaaaaatagttgagaCTCTTGATAATGTACAAaatgaagagtttaaaaaaaaaataaaaccacatttaCAAGATACAagcccatccctccctcccctttagaTTACCTTAAACAGTGGCCAACAGAGGATTCTTGTAGCTTCCTAGCTGAATTTGGGCAAAAGTCCTTGCTTGGTATAATGTTCTAAAGATTTTTCTAAGCCCTGCCTAGCAGTCCCTTAACACATGCAGTATGTAATCATTCTCTTGTTTTGGGTCTTCAGAATTAGTGTAGGGCCTTATTCTTGAGAACAAAAGAGTGGACTCAACATTGCTTTTCTAGCAGCAATGTGCTAGGGCTTGAGAAAGCGGAGAGAACGTTCTCAGCTATATTTTTAACAATGTATGTATGTTAATTTGTTTGTGAAACACCCATTAATGTTAACATGAAATAGGAGGCCTGACCCAGGGCCTCTCTAATGTCTTCTTGTTGAACTGAGGAGGACAGGCTGTGACATATCACCCTGTATGTTCCATTTATTTATTGGAAACTGCTACATCAAGGGGGCTAGGACTGGCCAAAGGAGAGTGACTGAGAATAGCAAAGTAGCTGTTGTGAGGTGAGGGAGATTGCAGGCATTTAGGAGTGTTGGCATAGTAGAGGAGATCTGACCTAACTGTGTAGCAGTCTGGGAGAAAAGAGCCTTGCAACTGATGGTGGCAGCAGAGTATCTCAGGAACTGGCAATGGGGCACAGATCTTTGTGCCTGTCAGTAACAGCGTGAATCTAGCCTAGGTCAGGAGAAAGTTGAAGTAATTGACATCTGATGGTTGGTTGACTTATGAGAGATGAGTTAGATGAGGGTTCAATTGCTAAGGGGTAAGCATCCCCATCTGAAAACTACCATATTAGTAACCAGGCTTGCTGGTGGTCTCAGTACAGTGCCAAGGGGCTAAATGTGCAAGGAGGCTAAATACAACCCATGGAGAAATTTACACAAAGGGCTGTAATCTCTGTGGTGCCGGTACCCACCTTTTTTGTGAGCCTTTAAGTCACccaagaaaaaaacaagaaaagcccAAGACAATTTCTATCTCCTGCATTATGTAATTAACCACATGTGCCAGGTATTTCAATAAATACAGAAATCTTGCTCACATTCTCAAGACTAGAACTGTTGAGTCAAATCTCCAACACCATTAAGATTGATTAATGTGCATAAAATAGCCATTCCACTAAAAATAAAGGCAGAGCTGAATACTCATATACAGATAAATTTATGAAGCACAAATAGCATGTAGTGCCAAAAATTAGCATTTAGTACATTTCTTATGCAAATAATTTCATTTCCAGCCAGATATCAGCTGGCACCTTTCATGAAGAAAGCTGATTTAAATAGTCTCTGAGATACTGTATGAGTGAAAAATACCAAGTTATTAACACAACAAATCACTGGATGGTGCTGTTGTTTCGGACAAATGCAATTCCCTGTACTACTTCAgcaacaaagtaaaataaaaaagcagtcaGCATTTGAACTCAGCAGAAATGAGattgcagggggtgagggcttgggAAAGGAAATGGGGGGTCATTATTATGACCTGTGtcatgtaggaggtcagacttgtCACTAAGCTGAGCAGAACTGTCACTCCTGGTCTTTAGAATCTGAATTATGGTGCAGTCATGTACCTTTTCCCACCTTAGGCTTCCATGAGCTCATGCACATTTGCTGCAATATTTATGCAGGGCAGTAGGAGTTGCTGTATCACTGTGCAGACATCTAACACAATGGCATACACCATGGAATTGTCTATACCAAAAAGTTTGGCCAAATAGCAGCACTCAGTGCTGatgaccacccccaccccttccacaggGATTGTGCTGCAAGTGGCTGAGTTAAGCTAATTTAGTGTTCTTCATTTAGGCTGTTTTCTATCTTTTGTACTTATCAGCtacagcaatgaaaatgatcaagtTGATTTCAGCCTCTTTCTCACAACTTAGATCAAGAAGAGGACTGGGAAACAGGAGACACGTGTGGTGCAGTAATCCTGTTGCTGTTAACAGACGTGTTTGCGATCATGGACAAGTTCCCTGACCTCCCTGAACTCAGTTGAgcatagcccacttccactttaattgaattatctcattagcactgaccccccaacttggtaaagcaactcccatcttttcatgtactgtgtatgtaTACCTGcctactgcattttccattccatgcatctgatgaagtgggttttagcccacaaaagcttatgctcaaataaatttgttagtctctaaggtgccacaagtactcctcattgttttcactTGTAAAAGGGAGCTAATACAAGAGAGGAcaggtggtccagtggttaggacacaaGGTAAGCCTTAGGAcacctaggttcaagtcccagctctaccacagactATGTtacttgggccagtcacttaggcctagctcctcaaaggtagttaggctcctaatttccattgaaagtcaTGGGAGTTAggaccctaaatacctttgaggatttgggtcttggccttaatctctctgggccacAATACCCCATCTCTTCATGAGAAGAATAGCTCTGCCCTACCTCACACAGATGATGTGGGGAATGTACATCAAAAATGGTGAGACTCAGATACTGTGGTTATTGGGGCCATATAAGTTACTCTCACATGGTTGCAGTGAGATGTGTGTActtagctgagattttcaaagctgcctaatgATTTGGATGTCCAATTTTAATGTGAATTGGGTGTCCAAACCCATTAGGCAGCTTTAAAAAGCCTCAGATGTAATGACTGTAAAGCCTATTTGAGATTGTTGGATGCAGGTGTATTAGAACTGGTTGTGTTATCTTCAGTTCCACTTTCTGGTTCTCAGTCACTAGTAGAATACTGAAATGTTTGTGTTACAAACAGGTTTGTTGCATTCaacattttttcatgaaaatatttctgttaaatttgggtttgtttgtggtttgtttttttttaatgaaacctgaATTTATCTCTTTGAATGATAAAGTATTATCTGCCAGTGAGGATACCTGAACTTAGCAATTATGTCCCCTAAGATGGCGCACTAAACCTGTAAGCTGGACCCTGATGGCAGATTTTCATTTATACAAAAGTGAAAAACTAATCAGACTTCCCTAAGATGGCAGAATAGATACCTTAAACTCACTCTGTAGGACTACTTTTCCCCCAGATTTATTATTCGTCTATTCAAAAGTGCCACACCTGAATAAAATAACTGCAGTAACTAAATAATATCTTGCAATGTTAGTTACTTAAAACTAAGACTTCCATTGTTTGGCTAAAATGGATTTTTACCTGAAGAAATGATAAAGTGGCCTcaaaggctggggaggggggatgaagtTCCCCCACCAAAAATTTTTTTCCCTCTACtaccacaacattttaaaaactgtgccACACCCTGTTTTTAGTTTTGCTCTATTCCTCCTTAACCTGATATGAAAGTAGCAGCATGAATATTATGAATTAATATCTGGCAAATTTTGATTTCTAAAGAGAAAGATGATGGCTCATTTTGTTTGTCCTGTGCCAAAACAACTCCAATAGTCTAttacaggggtggccagcctgtggctcctcagaagttaatatgcggctccttgtataggcactgactctggggctggagctacaggtgccagctttacaatgtgccggggggtgctcactgctcagcctcTGGCCCTGCTAGacacctgcccccactccatcccgccctgagcctgccatgccctcgctccttccccttccctccctcccccagcctactGCACTCCATGAAACAGATAATGGGGAGGTGCTGAGTGGTGGAGCTGCTGGTGTCTGGAAGATGCTcagagcaggggaggagctgatggggcggggggggggagggcgcgtTGCTGACctgttactggtttcagagtaacagccttgttagtctgtattcgcaaaaagaaaaggagtacttgtggcaccttagagactaaccaatttatttgagcataagctttcgtgagctacagctcacttcatcggatgcatgacctgtcactgtggctctttggcagtgtacattgataaattctggctccgtCTTagactcaggttggccaccccggtctaTTATATACTGATGCTTGATGTTAATGACAACAATTGGTGTTTATGATCCAATAATATTCATAGATACCCACAGAGGTGATGTTTATGTCAGGATAATAACTTGGGTTTCACTAGCAATGATGCTATTGTACTGGATAAAAGAAATTAAGGGCTGGAATGAGTGCAATTTATACATAAGTAAGCATTCTAGGATATAGCTCCACATGAAGAAGAGAAAACAGCTGTGGTGTGAATTTAAGTTGAAGATGAGCGGCAAGAGGAGAATAAAAAGCACCTAACAATTTTAATTAATGTTAAATGTATTTAATGGACCGATTaataaggaatttttaaaaagtgatttccTCTCCTGAAGACAATGGTAAAGGTGTAAATTCCATTCCAGTGTAGCTGATTTTTAAATCGAGAAAGCAGTGGAAAAGCGCTGTCAAACCAGATAATTCCAGGGAAGGATAAAGCATCTTTTATACTTCCTTTCATTCTTATAATCACCAGTCATAGTGCCAGGTCTATACAGGCACTCGCAAATAAAGTTTGACTTGATTTACAAGCGTTTAAGGTTTACCAAAGGAAACTGCTGGGTTCTCGCTTTGTTGGCACAGAAGTAAGAAGGCATAGGTACAGAAAATCTATTAAAACCATGGAGCTAGCGACGGTGTAACGTAACAGAGCAGCTGTCTGAATGGATTTTTGCGTGCGTGTTAATGTCCAGCTAGATGGCGCTAATAGCCCCCTTCACTTCTAAGTACGCGGTTGTTCCTTTTGCTCTCGTCCCCCGCGTCccaaattacaaataaataaaaggaaacctCGTGATTTGCTGTAATGGTCCCGAGTCTCCCcggaccacacacacacacagctccctgtCAGGAACAATCTGTAGGAGGAAGAATGTGACCAGCAGCAGAACGGTCTGTGGCAACTTCGCCCCGCGTTGCACTGAGCCGGactgcagccccacagcctgccctgcccccgggctcGGTTACCGCTGGAAACCGGGCTCCTCGCTCAGTCTCCTCCGGCAGCGCGGCGCCCGGCGGCTCGCGCGCAGGACCCAGCCAGTGGCAGTCCCCCGCCCCCCGTCGCGCCGGTTTGCTGGCCGCAAGCCGCCCCGATTGCCAGCCTCTCAGGGGTGGGAGgcgccccccgcaccccccccccccaagcagaaCTGGATGAATGAAGCCCCGGGGCCCCGCCTCCTCTGCCTTATAGCTCGGCGGCTGGTCCCTTCTCCCCACTGAGCCGGAGCTCCCCGCCATGGGCTGGGGCAGCGCGGCCgtggctgggctgctgctgcggctccGCTCCCGCGCCAAGCCGGCGGCATGACGCCcccccagctgtgtgtgtggggccgCTTCAACCACACCGCCCCCAGGCCGTGGGGCGGCGCCGCGCGGGGGGCCGGCAACGGCACGGCGCGCCCCGCGGAGGGGTGCGGCTCGGTCTCGGTGGCGTTCCCCTTGAGCATGATGCTGACGGGCACGGTGGGCAATGCCCTGGCCATGCTGCTGGTGTACCGCGCCTGCCAGAAGACGGAGAACACGCGGAAGAAGTCCTTCCTGCTGTGCATCGGCTCCCTGGCGCTGACCGACCTCACCGGCCAGCTCCTCACCAGCCCCGTGGTCATCGCCGTGTATCAGGCCAACAGGAACTGGCAGGAGTTGGACCCCTCGGGCAACCTGTGCACCTTCTTTGGGTTCTGCATGACCGTCTTCGGCCTCTGCCCCCTCTTCATCGCCAGTGCCATGGCCGTAGAAAGGACCCTGGCCATCAGAGCGCCTCACTGGTACGCCAGCCACATGCGAACCGGGGTGACCAAGACTGTCTTGCTCAGCATCTGGCTGGCAGTGTTTGTCTTTGCCCTCCTGCCCATCGCTGGCTTAGGGCAGTACACCCTGCAGTGGCCAGGCACCTGGTGTTTCATCCAGGCCAGGGACAACCCCGTTGCGGGCAACACCTTCTTCGCTTCAGCCTTTGCCTTTCTGGGACTTTGCTCTCTGATCGTCACCATGGCGTGTAACTTGGCCACGATCAAAGCTTTAGTGGCTCGGTGCAGGACCAAACCCTCGGCATCTCAGTCCAGCAGGCAGTGGGGGAGAATCACCATGGAAACACTGGTCCAGCTATTGGGGATCATGTGTGTTCTCTTTGCTTGTTGGTCACCCCTGTTGGTAGGTTACATTTTAATTTGCTGTGTGATATTGCTAACCCCACAGCATTCTTTCACAGAGAATGGGGGGTGATGGTTACGGTACagtgggggtgcggggagggaaaACCTGTTACATCCAACTCCCTAAAACATTGTCATTGTGTCCCCCAACTTTCAGCCTGCTTTGTAGGGGAGATAAGCAAGTGGAGGGGGGCGCACCCTGTTGAAGGGAATTGAGTAGCAGGATACAGGTATAAGGGGATCCCTTGGTGAGAGGTACTGGGGATAGGAGCAGGTGCAGGGCACAGTATGTATGGGAGGACCCCTTGGGAAGGGGAGCTGAAGATGGGAGGTGGACATATACAAGGGGACTCACTGTGAAGAGCTAGTAGAGCTGGGGTGACCTGTATGAGGGTCCTCTTGAGGAACTGAGCAGGGGTGAGTGTGATGTATGGGAcagacaccctcccccacccccgagagaAGGCTAAGGGGGAAATGGAGGTTCAGAAAGACCTTGATGAGAAGCTGATAAGGTCTCAGCtagagtattgtatccagttctgggcaccacagttcaggaaagatatgcagaaactggagaaagtctagaggagaacagcaaaaattattaaaggtctagaaaacatgacctacaaggaaagagaaaaaactggggttgtttagtctggaaaagagaagaccaaAGGGGACTTGATAAccgtcttcaagtacataaaaggttgttataaggcagagggtgataaattgttctccttaccCACTGAGTACAGCACAAGAAGTtgtaggcttaaattgcagcaagggagatttagcttAGATATTAGCAAAAAGTTTCTCGAGTAGTTACGCACTGAACTAAATTAGTTAGGATGGTTGTGGAGTCTTggtcatgggaggtttttaagaacagtttagacaaatacatgtcagggatggtctgcatcagtggttctcaaacttttatactggtgacccctttcacatagcaagcctctgagtgcgacttttaaatatatttaacaccattataaatgcaggaggcaaagcggggtttggagtggaggctgacaactcacaaccccccatgtaataatcttgcGACCTCTGAGAGGTcctgccccccagtttgagaacccctggtttacatAGTCCTGCTtcggtgcaggggactggactagatgagctatCATATTTCTGTGATTGTGTAGAATGGGGGCTGTCATAGGCTGTGGCCATTTGGGAAACATTCCAGAGGGGATGGCAGAATGAAGGTTTGGGACAAGAGAGGTGGGGATGTTTAGGGAAATGAGGGCTTTgcaaagaaggaagaaaagaaaccGGGAACATGAAGGAAGAATGTGGGTCTTGGAAGAGATTAGAGACACTAATGTATTTGGCAGCTAGGTAGTGAGTGAGtgaaaggaaagaagagggagATTGATGAGGGATTTGAAAATTCAAAACTTCGTCCAAAGACTGGTGTTAGCAAAGAGTCAAAACACACCAGGACTGGTGTGGTTCTGCTGCCTGGATAGCAGAGAGCAGGTTGAGCAGTTCTGTATTCTCTGCACTATGAAGTGTGGCAGGGATGTTTTTGCTCATCCAACCACGGCAAGGGATCTACCTACTGGAGCACTGAGAAGCCTAGAGTTGGTGGAACAGGCACCAAGTACTGAGGCTATCAATCATCTTCAGGATCTTGGGAGGAAGTGTGTACTGCTGGAAGCCTTATTGTGATGGGGCCTCGTGTTAAGGGGGAAAAGTGTATTTTTTCTGCACCAACCTTGTAGGCACACCTACTCCACTGCTTTGAGAAAGATGATCTGACCTGGGCCCTGTTATCTACCTCTCACTTGTTACACTAGTTATTTCATTCAAGGGTTGTTCGCTGTTTcatatttttggctgttttcagagaagtagtGATGACAGTAACCACTGCaacattttagcatttttttaaagaggctAATCACACAACTTTTACCCTTTCTTCTTATTCTGTTCTTTTCTTGCTCAGTCCTTCCTTGTTGATCTGGGACAAACCCCTTTTGAGAAGCAGAGGGCCCTGAATgtagaatgtgtgtgtttctgctgcATGAGACTTGTCCGAGGGGTAAAGGGAGGGGATGATATCTGTAGCACTGTACACTATGAAGAATGGCAGGGACTTTACCCCCACAGGATAGAATTGTGAATGGTGCTAGAGCATCCAGCACCTGGACCCACCAGACATGTTCCGATGTGTATGCATGCACGCATCTCTGAAGGGAAGAGGTGTAACCAGCTATGGGGCCTACCACCACCTTGGGCTGCCTACAGCAGGGATGcaggaacagtttttatagtgggggtgctgagagccattgaaccaaactgtaaaccctgtatataatggaaaccacttggAGGCAGGCggtgcagcagcatccctagttccagcacctgtgggcCTCACTGACTCCTTTGCTGTTCCTGGTAGGGAGAATTCCTACCCAACAGAGACCCCTGCAGGTCTCCCCATGCTAGTACATGGCTCATGTACTAGCGTTGAGGATTCGGCCCTTACCATTGACTAGTGCAGCTAAGAATGGCTAGTAGTGCTACTGGAATATTCAGTGTAAATAAGATAGCAGTAGAAATGAGCTAGTTCTGCCCAATgactttattttttgtaaattaatAACATTCCAGGAAAATCTTAAAACAACCCCGCTTCCCCCTGCAACTTCTGCATGTTAGCTGTACAGAGATCATTAATGTGAAATCAGTAACCATATTGCAAACCTAGGAATTGCTTTCTATATGAGAGACAGGACAATGTTTTACTCTTAAGAGCACCAGGGTAGCATGGATTTGACCACACACGCATGCAGGATGCCCAATTTAGATATGATTGCTTTTTTTAACATTGCCCCTCCCTTCATCATGTGTTCAGTCTTTGATATCAGCGGTTGGTGATTAACTGTTTTTTCCACTATATTGAATCAGCTTCTCTAAAAGCTACATAGCCTCCTGCTTCCACACCAGAGGAGCTGAATGAGCCAATTGACCCCAGAAAGGAACTGCTGGTGGACAGTGCTCTATCCAGCTCTGCCTTTGGTGTAAATGCACCTCCTGGCAAGCTAAAATAGATATGTTGTGCTGTGTATTGCCCCCAACACTCCCAGTGGACTCATTCAGAAGTTAGCCTATGTGGCCATGCAGGAGAATAAGGGGGCATAAGATACTCCTTTATCCCTCTCAGTTGACTCCCTGCTTCCCCTTACTTCCCCTTCCCACCGCAGGTGGACAAGGAGtaggcaggcaggggctgggaggggacagagcctTGGCTCTACCCCCCAACATGtaggtcagcacagctgagctggcacCAAAGAGACCATACACTGCCCAGGAAAGGGCGGGTGTAACTTACACCTTCCAAGGGGGATCCAGGGATCAGAGTGGGACTCTCACCGTTCCATCTCTGCTTTGGTCCTGGGGCAGCACAACTATCTGCTTTCCCTTTCTCACGGAGGAGAGCAAGGTGCAAATCTAGCCCAATGTCTCCTCCTTATTTAATTGGCCATCCTCTTTTTACATAATGTTTGGAATGGGTTTGTGAATGACATTGATAAACAATACACGTGAGCTTCATTACTTaatgtctgcaaagtgctttgggagccTGGGATGAAAGATTCTGTCTAAGTGCATGATAGTCTCAGAGTCTCATACTTTAGTATTCAGCACTGAGCTGgctatcatagaagattagggttggaagagacctcaggaggtcatctagtccaactccctgctcaaatcaggaccaacaccaactaaatcatcccagccaaggctttgtcaagccaggccttaaaaacctccaaggatagagattccaccacctccctaggtaaccaattcc
The nucleotide sequence above comes from Chelonia mydas isolate rCheMyd1 chromosome 8, rCheMyd1.pri.v2, whole genome shotgun sequence. Encoded proteins:
- the PTGER3 gene encoding prostaglandin E2 receptor EP3 subtype, with product MTPPQLCVWGRFNHTAPRPWGGAARGAGNGTARPAEGCGSVSVAFPLSMMLTGTVGNALAMLLVYRACQKTENTRKKSFLLCIGSLALTDLTGQLLTSPVVIAVYQANRNWQELDPSGNLCTFFGFCMTVFGLCPLFIASAMAVERTLAIRAPHWYASHMRTGVTKTVLLSIWLAVFVFALLPIAGLGQYTLQWPGTWCFIQARDNPVAGNTFFASAFAFLGLCSLIVTMACNLATIKALVARCRTKPSASQSSRQWGRITMETLVQLLGIMCVLFACWSPLLIMMLKMIFSHTSVEHCKPSENTVQSIELQKECNFFLTAIRLASLNQILDPWVYLLLRKILLRKFCQVANAISSCSNNGWKGRPITLTDEIRQTAA